From Sphingomonas bisphenolicum, one genomic window encodes:
- a CDS encoding IlvD/Edd family dehydratase: MSDSPKTFPKLRSRAWFDNPDNIDMTSLYLERYLNFGLSLDELRSGKPIIGIAQTGSDLSPCNRHHIVLAERMREGIREMGGIALEFPVHPIQETGKRPTAGLDRNLAYLGLVEAMYGYPLDGVILTTGCDKTTPALLMAAATVNIPAIALSVGPMLNGWFKGERTGSGTIVWKGRQLLAAGKIDDEGFIKLVASSAPSTGYCNTMGTASTMNSLAEALGMMLPGSAAIPAPYRDRQEVAYLTGKRIVEMVAEDLKPSDIMTLDAFHNAIVVNSAIGGSTNAPIHLSAIARHMGVDLPLKDWETVGHKVPLLVNLQPAGEYLGEDYYRAGGVPAVVSQLIDQGLIREGAMTVNGKTMGENCKGVEIEDEKVIRPFGQPLVTDAGFLVLSGNLFDAAVMKTSVISAEFRDRYLSNPDDPEAFEGPAVVFDGPEDYHHRIDDPATGITANSLLFMRGAGPIGYPGAAEVVNMRPPAYLITEGVSALPCIGDGRQSGTSGSPSILNASPEAAAMGGLALLETGDRVRMDLKAGTVNVLISDEELAERRAKLEAAGGFQYPASQTPWQEIQRSVVGQLNTGAILEGAEKYQRIAQTMGLPRDNH, translated from the coding sequence ATGAGCGATTCGCCCAAGACCTTCCCGAAGCTGCGCAGCCGCGCCTGGTTCGACAACCCAGACAATATCGACATGACCTCGCTCTATCTGGAGCGCTATCTGAACTTCGGCCTGAGCCTGGACGAATTGCGCAGCGGCAAGCCGATCATCGGCATCGCCCAGACCGGCAGCGACCTGTCGCCCTGCAACCGCCACCATATCGTGCTGGCCGAGCGGATGCGCGAGGGCATTCGCGAAATGGGCGGCATCGCGCTCGAATTTCCGGTTCATCCGATCCAGGAAACCGGCAAGCGCCCGACCGCGGGCCTCGACCGCAACCTCGCCTATCTGGGCCTGGTCGAAGCCATGTATGGCTATCCGCTGGACGGCGTGATCCTGACTACCGGCTGCGACAAGACCACCCCGGCGCTGCTGATGGCCGCCGCCACCGTCAACATCCCCGCCATCGCTTTGTCGGTCGGCCCGATGCTGAACGGCTGGTTCAAGGGCGAGCGCACCGGGTCCGGCACGATCGTCTGGAAGGGTCGCCAGCTGCTGGCGGCGGGCAAGATCGATGACGAAGGCTTCATCAAGCTCGTCGCCTCGTCCGCGCCGTCGACCGGCTATTGCAACACGATGGGCACGGCATCGACCATGAACAGCCTGGCCGAAGCATTGGGCATGATGCTGCCGGGTTCCGCCGCCATCCCCGCCCCCTATCGCGATCGCCAGGAAGTCGCCTATCTCACCGGCAAGCGCATCGTCGAAATGGTCGCCGAAGACCTCAAGCCGTCGGACATCATGACGCTGGACGCCTTCCACAACGCCATCGTCGTCAATTCGGCGATCGGCGGATCGACCAACGCACCGATCCACCTGTCCGCCATCGCCCGCCATATGGGCGTCGACTTGCCGCTCAAGGATTGGGAGACGGTCGGGCATAAGGTGCCTCTGCTGGTCAACCTCCAGCCCGCCGGCGAGTATCTGGGCGAGGATTATTATCGCGCCGGCGGCGTTCCCGCCGTGGTCAGCCAGTTGATCGACCAGGGCCTGATCCGCGAAGGCGCGATGACCGTCAATGGCAAGACCATGGGCGAAAATTGCAAGGGCGTGGAGATCGAGGATGAGAAGGTCATCCGTCCGTTCGGCCAGCCGCTGGTCACGGACGCCGGCTTCCTCGTCCTGTCGGGCAATCTGTTCGACGCCGCCGTCATGAAGACCAGCGTCATCAGCGCCGAGTTCCGCGATCGTTATCTGTCCAACCCCGACGATCCCGAAGCCTTCGAAGGCCCGGCGGTCGTGTTCGACGGGCCGGAGGATTATCATCACAGGATCGACGATCCGGCCACCGGCATCACCGCCAACTCGCTGCTGTTTATGCGCGGCGCCGGGCCGATCGGCTATCCGGGCGCGGCGGAAGTCGTGAACATGCGGCCGCCCGCCTATCTCATCACCGAAGGCGTTTCGGCCCTGCCCTGCATCGGCGATGGTCGCCAGTCGGGCACGTCAGGCAGCCCGTCCATCCTCAACGCCTCGCCCGAAGCGGCGGCAATGGGCGGCCTGGCGCTGCTGGAAACCGGCGACCGGGTCCGCATGGACCTGAAAGCCGGCACGGTGAACGTCCTGATTTCGGACGAGGAACTGGCCGAGCGCCGGGCGAAGCTGGAGGCCGCTGGCGGCTTCCAATATCCCGCCTCGCAAACCCCCTGGCAGGAAATCCAGCGGTCGGTCGTCGGCCAGTTGAACACCGGCGCCATATTGGAAGGCGCGGAGAAATATCAGCGCATCGCCCAGACCATGGGCCTGCCGCGCGACAACCACTGA